The sequence AGGCAGATTTCTCTAGCTTGATATGGGATATTTAAGAAATGTCAGAGAGGATGAGAGGAGACTCCGATGAAAGCTGATGTGTCTGTGTTGGGATTGGAGGGAGTCGCTGTAAGAGGGAGTGTGTGGACGGAAATGCCGGAACATCACCGTTCAGTATTGATGCGGTGGCGTCCGCAGTgcttaaatgtctttttattctttcttctcccctacGTATTAGCTTTTAGTTACAAGATATATCAATAAAATGACTGTGTCCAAATGAATGTAGTAgcggaaaaaaaaattgggggtggagaggagacaAAAAGCCTCCGCAAATtcagaaggttttgttttttcgtTTCCAACTGTTTGGACGTTTAGAAAGCCCACTTCCTTCTTGTGGTCGCAATTCTTGAAAGGGAACGAGGGAGCGAGCgggttgggttgggttgggttgggttgggttggggTTGGCGTGGCCGAGGCCCAGACCGGGTCCGGAGAGCCTGGCCTGACGCGGGTCCCGCGCCCTTCCCTGGCAGAGAAGCCCGGGACGGCCATGTGCGTGGGCTGCGGGAGTCAGATCCACGACCAGTTTATCCTGCGGGTGTCGCCCGACCTGGAGTGGCATGCCGCCTGCCTCAAGTGCGCCGAGTGCAGCCAGTACCTGGACGAGACGTGCACGTGCTTCGTGAGAGACGGGAAGACCTACTGCAAGCGGGACTATGTCAGGTGAGGCCGGCGAGAGCCAGGGCTCAGCTACCgcctgctggggctggggctgggggtggcggCTTGTCTGCGCTCCCCAGCCTGGAGAGAAGGCCACTCCTACTCCGAACGTGTGCCGCCGTGAGCGTCTGGGCCTGCGAACTCCCCGAGGGTCGGTCCCCGCAAGCTCCCTGTGGGCCACAAAGCGTCCTGGGCCCGCGTGCCCGGAGCCGGTCGCAGACCGGGAGGCGAGGCGGGCCTCAGGCCCCTCGCTGACACAGACCGCGCCTTGGGCCCGCAGGCTGTTCGGCATCAAGTGCGCCAAGTGCCAGGTGGGCTTCAGCAGCAGCGATCTGGTGATGAGGGCGCGGGACAGCGTGTATCACATCGAGTGCTTCCGCTGCTCCGTGTGCAGCCGCCAGCTGCTGCCCGGCGACGAGTTCTCGCTGCGTGAGCACGAGCTGCTCTGCCGCGCCGACCACGGCCTCCTGCTGGAGCGCGCCGCGGCCGGCAGCCCGCGCAGCCCCGGCCCGCTCCCCGGCGCCCGCGGCCTGCATCTGCCAGGTAAGCCGCGCGCGGGGCCCGGCGCCCCCTGCGCTGTTGTGAGTGCACGTGCGAGTGTGTGTTACCGGAGTGCTTGTGCTCGGACGAAAAGTTGTCACTCGTGCGCGGTTCCGTTTGCCAGgattgtgtgtttctgtgtgagTGCAGATCTGTGGCTAGGAACAcagcagagtgtgtgtgtgggggggggggggaaaacgTTTGTGGATCAACATGAACAAGGATTGTGTGTAGGAGTGTGTGAGCATGCGGGGAATTGTCGAAAATTGTGTTCTCCATGATCAGGAATATGTGGGACGGTCTGCCAGGAGTAGGAGCGTGAATGACAACAGAATCTTAGCGGTGCCTGTCTGGGAAACTTGTATGGGGAATTACAAGCACTGTGTGTTACTGCCAGAGAGGAAAGCTAGGTTTGCCTGGGGGTATGTGTGTAAGGAATACATCTCCCATCCCAGAACTGGGCCTGGGCTCCGCCAACTAGCAGGCCAGCCGCCGCAACAAAGAGCCGGTGTCTGTATTTGTGTTTTGAGACCCAGTTTGATGAACAACTTAGCAGAGTGCTTCTCCGTGGGGAGAGTGTGGTGGCACAGTGGACTTGGGGTCATAGAAAACATTTCAAGGGATGATGCCCTGGGTGCTAATCAGGAGCTTCCCAGAGATGGGGTCTGAGTGTGTGGTTAGTGGGCAGGATGGTGCCCCCAGGCTGGGCAGCCACAGACCTGAAGCACCAATCTCCAGATCTGGCTGAGCCTCTGGGTGCTCTGTGGTTTTGTactgctcctcccctctctggtCCTCTCTTGCCTCTCCTATAGAATGAGGAAATTGAGCTGGATGgactatttgtaaatatttattcagaccTAGAAATGCCTGAAGGAGGATATAAATTGAAACAGTGCGGCATATATCCATGGGTGTGTGGACCTAGTTTGGATGGGGGTGTGAAACAGGATGAAGCTGGTGTTTAGTGCACCGGATTTCGGGTCTCAGAGGTACTCCCTTTTGTGTGTTACGGGTTTCAGGCTGCCGGCCGCGGGGGTCAGGCGCTATTTACCCGGGGTTGAGAGTTCCCAAAGCCAACCGAGAATGCTAGCCGCTGCGCTCCGGCCGGGAGGGTGAGCTGCGCCGGGCCAGGGAAGCTGGAGCCTTGAACGAGGAGACCCGAGAGCTGAGGCCGGAGAGCTGGCAGTGAAGAACGTTTGGTCCCTTGAGGACCGTCCGCACCCCAGGCTGGGTCTTCGCGGCCTTGTCCCAGTGGTCTCTGCACGAGGAGGAATGGCTCTCGCAGGCCCCCAAGAGCGGGAGACAAGCCCCCTAACCCCAAAGCTGCGCGGCGCTCTGGGCCCCTGTCGGTCCCCTTCCCCCTCAGAGTCCCGGGagctcctccttcttcttcctctgaaaCTCCGACTTCTTCCGGAGGGCCTCCTTCGTCCCGCAGGGCCCAAACGGGCATTCCTTGGGTCGGGTGAGTGGAGGAGGCACAGCCGGGAGCGGCCACCCGGCTCCCGCAGCCGGCGTAGCGCAGGACTCCCACGCCCTGATGGAGCTCCGGGGACAGCGCTGCGGGGTAGCCCGATCGGGGAACTAGGGAAGGGACGAAAATGCAGAGCTCCCTCGGGGTAGGGCGAACAATTGGAAAGGGAGACGAACAATAAAACGAAATCAACGCAATAGAAAAAGGAACGAAATAGGGCCTCGGAGGGCTCAGCCGCCGCAAGGTGGGGCACGGGGCAGGCGGGTGGCGGCCCCTCTCTCACGTCTTGTCCGCCTGTCCTCGCAGACCCCGCGTCGGGCCGGCAGCCCTCACTGCGCCCGCACGTGCACAAACAGACGGAGAAGACAACCCGCGTGCGGACGGTGCTCAACGAGAAGCAGCTGCACACTCTGCGGACGTGCTATGCCGCCAACCCGCGGCCCGACGCGCTCATGAAGGAGCAGCTGGTGGAGATGACGGGCCTGAGCCCACGGGTCATCCGCGTCTGGTTCCAGAACAAGCGCTGCAAAGACAAGAAGAAATCCATCCTCATGAagcagctgcagcagcagcaACACAACGACAAGACGGTGAGGGACCCTGCAGCGGAGGAGCGGGTCAGGTGGGGCCTCGACTTCTCGCGGCAGCATCTGGGTGCCCTTTTCAGGGCGGGCTCTGGGGACATCCAGGGGCAACTGGACTCTCCAAAAGCGTTTGTTTGTGCGTTCAGAGAAAGGCTTACCTTGGGGATTAAGGCTCATTAATTATTGTACCTGATGTCGGGTCTCCTCCTTGTTCCAGCGGCAGACCTGAGCTGGCACAGCTCCGAGCCGCAGGAGGCATCTCCCGCTAGTCCCGGCGGGTTGTGTCCTCTTGGCATGGCTTGGTTTGAACACTTTTCCTCTTGAAAAATGGGAATACAGGCCTCAAATTCCTTTGTTCTGTTGGCTGCCAACGCTGAAGCTGGACTATGGTGGAGGTTCTGTGTCTGGGGCATCTTaactggggagggagggctcaCCTGGGTCCGGTGGAATGTGCGTCTCCCCCAAAACCAGGACCCATATCTTGGGCCAATGCCTGGGGTCTCAGTGCCAAAGGCGGCGGGAGAGGTAAGGCCTAACTTGAGCGGCCCTCACCTCCACTTCCACTTGTCCCTCAGAGCCTCCAAGGACTGACCGGGACGCCCCTCGTGGCGGGCAGCCCCATCCGCCACGAGAGTGCTGTTCAGGGCAGCGCAGTGGAGGTGCAGACGTACCAGCCACCGTGGAAAGCCCTCAGCGAATTTGCCCTCCAGAGTGACTTGGACCAACCCGCCTTCCAGCAGCTGGTGAGGTCCTGCCCTACCCACCCGACCTCACTACTCCGAGGGGTGGGATTTGGCCGTTGGGCCGAGGTGGGAAGGGGGTACTTCCCAGGGGCCGGTCGTAGACAATGAGAGGGGACATACGTGGGGGGGACTGCAACTGCACCTCCGCCCATACATAATTCGCTCTAAAGCAAGTCTCCCTGGATTAAAGCCCTCAAGAGGCAGGTAGAGGGATTAACCCAACTCCAGCTCTCGCCCTAATACCCTAGAGTGCGCTTGGGGACCTGGCCCACTTCCCCGAAGGGCTTGCTCCCAGCCGGTGGCTTGTCCCTAAGGGACACCCTCAACTCAGAGCACACGGTCTGGGGGCACCAGCTCTCGCATCTCTTCACCTGCCTTTTCCTGGTGTCTCTGCACCCCCAGGTCTCCTTCTCTGAGTCTGGCTCGCTAGGCAACTCCTCCGGCAGCGATGTGACCTCCCTGTCCTCGCAGCTCCCGGACACCCCCAACAGCATGGTGCCGAGTCCCGTGGAGACGTGAGGGGACCCCATCCTCGCCAGCCCGCGGACCTCGCATGCTCCCTGCATGAGACTCACCCATGCTCTGGCCATTCCAGCTCCGAAAACTCTCTCGcctttgtaattattattattgttatttaaagagagaggacagagaagcagTCAGGACAGCCCAAAGCGCCAGGATGCAACCTGCTTTCACCAGACCGGAGAGCCCTGATccaagaacttttattttttcaaaaccagAATTTGGGATTTACTAGAGTTagctctgccctcttctcttccctcgcTCCGCGTGGCTGCCGCCGCTCTGTCCGCGCCCCCTACCCGCGGAGAACGCGCAGGGCCCATCTGGCGCCGGGCCACCCCCAGAACTCGCCCAGGCGGGCTCCAACCCCAAGCCGGTCCCGCGCTCCCAGGCAGCTTTGCCTGGGCTCTAAGCGGGGACAATCCAATGGAACAGACACTCAATCCCCAAAGCGCATGATTGCCGGAAAAAAGTAGAAACGAGACTttcctgaaaatgttttaaattatcagTCGACGGAGGACAGAGTGTGTGAGCCTTTGCCGAACAAAACGTAAgttattgttatttattgtaAGAACAGCCAGTTCACAGTGGGATGGATATTTtgatcttaataaaaaataataacccgATGCGATGCTGCTGCTGTGTGCTGTGGGCACAGCGGGAGGGCTGGACGAGCGCCGGTTGGGGCTCGGAGCTTGTTTCAACGAAACAGCGGCCGAGCAGAACCCGCCGCGGGTGCCCAGGGGTGGGCCCAGATGCTTGTGCCCGCGCCTCGCGCGCCGCTGCCCTCAGGGCTCCCGCGCGGCCGGGGGGCGGGCCCGGCGGGGATTGGGCGctgttggggggggcggggctgggtccGTGCGCCCCCCGGCGGCCCTGGCTGGCGCTTTAGAAAGCGCGGCTGCCCTCCCGGAAGTCGGCGCGTGCCCCTTGCTCCAGGCCACGCTCTGCATTGCCCACCACCCTTCCCCGGTCCCGGGCGTTTCGAGGCCGAGGTCCGCGGGGCAGTGGGGGAAACCTCGTTTGAGCGGGAAACCTGCGATGCTCGGTTAGCGGCAGTTCGGCGGACTCCAGCCTGCGGTCAGGCTCTCGAGGGCGTCTCGTACCCTCAGCTTTGCCTCTGCTCTTGGAGCAGAACCCAGTCCGGTGCACCCCCAAAGGCCGAGCCTCCACCCCTCGCTGCATTTTCGGCCGGTGCATTCGGGCCCTTCCGGCGCTTCTTTTCCGAACCCCCTGTCCAGGGCGCCTCGCACGCCTGCCACTCGGGCCATGCCGTCGACCAGAGAGCCCGCGGGCCCGTGGCGAACAAGGGGGCTGTGACGGCTCACCCTCGGCGCTGTCCCCAGAGTGGATGCGCGACGTGATCAATCTCGCTGCATTTATTAATTCCCCTGTCTAGACAGAGGAGAAGGCCGGGCGGCGGCTCCTTATCTTCGTTTGGCATCACCTGCAAGCGATACACTGAAGGAGCCACAACAAGCCCCCGCTAGGATCGTGGCTGCCCGGGAAAATAAGTCCACCCAGAACCAGTCTGGCGTGtccttggtttattttctttccagaccCGAAATGCAGGAGGCGGGGGATGGcccgggtgggagggggctgggaatgGCCCCTGGATATGCCGTGCCCAGGTCACTTGGTGTGACATTTCAAACCCCTGCGACTTGTTTTCTTGAAAACTGGCTTTAGTGATCGCAGGAAATAACCGAGAGATACTGAATCTCCAGCAGGCCCCCGGGCAAGCACAAAAAACAGGAGGCTCAGGTTTTAcccttaacaaatatttaaccCTTTGGCAGCCTGGGACAGTTCTTTTCCTCTGACCAAGGCCTCACTTGGTGGACTCAGGAAACTGCCACCCTACCAGTCAATCCACTACTCTTGAAGAATCTCTGGCATTGGGTTTCCGTTTTCTCGTCCCTCGAGATAAATGACCCCAAGCATATCCTTCTTTGTCCaggatttgttttgaaagagcGATGCCGTGAATAGGGGATATCTCAGGTAGAGTCTGGTAAGGGAAAATGTGTCTGAGCGGCAGCTGTGGTCTCTGGATAGAAGAGTAGGTGCCTTCTGTTAAAACTGTGGGCTGCTTGGATGGCCAGAGGCCACTGTAGGTTTTTCAGCAGAGCTGAGGGCAGGATTCcgtcacctccccctcccccattagaAATGGAAAACTGGAAGACTAGCTGtcaattattgaaagaaaatggGAGGTGGGAAACTCAAgccaaatttatattttacttcctcAAAGTCAAGGTGATGCTAGCACAAAATTTGAAGAGAACATTCCCTTTCTTTGGGATTTAGGAAATGGTGCTGCAGACTTAAGAGATAAGGGAGGAGATACATAGGGTTAATGAGGACCAGCTTTACCTCTCAAGTGCCTAGAAACGGTTTTAATAATCAGGGTTAGATTCTTTGAGGCTTTGCTCCCTTAAGTTAGACCATTCCTTCCCAAACAGAAATATAGATATTTTCTCTTACCTACTGGCTGGCCATTGGATAGCAGGCTAAACTTCCAAGAAATCTTACTTTGGAAAACTTTTGATTAATCCAGAATATTAGGTTTTGtcctttaaaaacagaagtaacagGTTCTTGAGTAAAGAATTTCATTAATGTTTGTTGTTAATTAGCTCtgaatttttgcttttgaaagacTGCAggagttttttaatttttaaaaatttatttattttgagagagagagacagcacgagtgggggaggggcagcaagagagggagagagagaatcccaagcaggctctgccagctcccaacgcagggctctcagggctcgaatccacaaaccgtg comes from Panthera tigris isolate Pti1 chromosome B3, P.tigris_Pti1_mat1.1, whole genome shotgun sequence and encodes:
- the ISL2 gene encoding insulin gene enhancer protein ISL-2, producing the protein MVDIIFHYPFLGAMGDHSKKKPGTAMCVGCGSQIHDQFILRVSPDLEWHAACLKCAECSQYLDETCTCFVRDGKTYCKRDYVRLFGIKCAKCQVGFSSSDLVMRARDSVYHIECFRCSVCSRQLLPGDEFSLREHELLCRADHGLLLERAAAGSPRSPGPLPGARGLHLPDPASGRQPSLRPHVHKQTEKTTRVRTVLNEKQLHTLRTCYAANPRPDALMKEQLVEMTGLSPRVIRVWFQNKRCKDKKKSILMKQLQQQQHNDKTSLQGLTGTPLVAGSPIRHESAVQGSAVEVQTYQPPWKALSEFALQSDLDQPAFQQLVSFSESGSLGNSSGSDVTSLSSQLPDTPNSMVPSPVET